The DNA segment ATACCAGCATCTGCTCTTTCACAGATGTCGATAATTCTGCCCCAAACTTCTAAATTTGTGGAGAATTCTCCACAAATTTCCCAGATAACAGCGAATAAAAAAAACATTGCTAATCCTGACATATCCTTACCAGAGTCTTTATTTAATGCCAATTCCCCACCATCTCACTTGCCATTAACATCTGGTAATCAACTTTACCATCAAAGATTGGCGGCGCTGAAAACAGGTCAGATTTATACACGCATAGATAGTCATCCTTCGCCAAGATTATGGGAGTCAAGTCAGAAACATCAACTTACTTATCAAGACTGGAAAAATTTATTGGCCTTAGAAGCCAAAGCCATCAGCAAAGGACAAGGTACAAGTTATTTAGGTATCTTAGTGGGTGATTCCTTGAGTATGTGGTTTCCCAGAGAAAAACTGCCTACTGGTAAATTGTGGCTAAATCAGGGCATATCTGGGGATACTTCGGCTGGAATTTTCAGCAGATTGCGGGCATTTTCGGCGACGCGACCGAATGTGATTTACATTATGGCTGGAATTAACGACTTACGCAAAGGCGATAGTAACGAAGAAATTTTGCGTAATCATCGGCGAATTATCCGGAGATTGCGGCAGTCTCACCCAAAAAGTCAAATCATCGTGCAATCAATTTTGCCTACTCGCCTACCGACAATTCCTAATAGCCGGATTATTCAGATTAATACACAGCTAGCTTTGATTGCTGAACAAGAAAAAGCTGATTATCTGAATATTTATCATTGGTTTACAGATTTTCAAGGCAATCTGCGCCCAGAGTTAACTACAGATGGTTTACATCTGTCTCAAGATGGCTATGATATTTGGCGTTTTGCACTACAACAAATAGAATTAACTCATTCAGGAAATTAAATCACCCTGATATTCAGCAACGCTGTTTTTCCTTTAGGGACTCGGAATCATTGTTGAAAACTTGAGAACTTGATTCAATTTACCACTACGATAACCTTCTAAATCCAGTGTGACGTAGATAAATCCCAAATCCTGAAATGCAGAGACTACTGTCTGTAAATCCGTAGTCAAGACAAATTCTTTAATATGTGCTGGTAACAGTTCAATCCTGGCTGTATCTCCTTCAGAACGCACACGCAAATTCTGCCAACCCAGTTTTCGCAGATAAATTTCTGCCCTACCCACCCTTTGCAATTTGGCTACAGTAATCTCTTCACCGTAAGGAAAGCGAGAACTCAGACAAGGTTGAGCGGGTTTATCCCACCAAGGTAAACCCAGTTGTTGTGAAAGCTGACGAACTTCAGCTTTGGTTACCCCAACTTCTGCTAAAGGCGATCGCGCACCTCTTTCTTTAGCAGCTTGAATTCCGGGGCGATAATCGTGTAAATCATCGGCATTTACGCCATCCACTACATAGGGATAACCTAGCTGCAAAGCTAAGGGTTTGAGAGTATCATGCAACTCACTTTTGCAAAAATAACAACGGTTGACTGGGTTAGAAGTGTAATTAGGATTGTCCATTTCGTGAGTTTGGACTACTTTATGGGGAATTCCCATGGTTGCGGCTTGGATTTTCGCATCTTCTAATTCTTCTGGCAATAGCGAAGGCGAAACAGCTGTCACAGCCAAAGTGCGATCGCCTAAAACATCATAAGCAATCTTGGCAACCAAAGTACTGTCAATACCTCCAGAGTAGGCAATCAACGCCTGCTCCATTTCGCCAAATAAAACTTTTAATTGCTCAAGTTTTTCTGTCAACATGATTTCCCAATTTGGGTAAAATCCCATAGCACCCAATCAATTCTATCTTAGCTTGAACCTTAATTTTTCCTACAACTCAGATTTTTGTATTTTAATATACTTGGCTACTAGATTGCCTAAAAGAGGTAAATCAATCGGTTTAGAAATATAATCATTGACTCCAGCCGCCAAACAAGTTTCGCGATCGCCTTTCATTGCCATTGCTGTTTGGACAATTACTGGAATCATCTGATACTGCCTTTCTTGTCTTAGCTGCTGCGCCAGCTGCAAACCATTTCCATCTGGCAGATAAACATCCATTAAAATCACTCTTGGGTTTAATTGTCTCAGGGCTGACCACATTTCGGCAGCATTCTTCACCCAAGTCACCTGATATCCCAATGTACTTAAATAAATTCGGATTAACTCAGCATTGGGAAAATCATTTTCCACTAACAAAATATCTAGAGCCGAATTCGAGGTCATCAGTGTCGGTTGTGATTTCTCATCTTCTTGATTTATCTCCCTGCGAGAAACCTCTATCGCCTCGACATCTCCCTGATATTTCCCCGGTTCTCTCACAGGCTGCATAGGGAGAATGATCGTAAAACGCGAGCCGTGATCAAGTTCCGATCCCACTTCCAGCCAACCACCATGAATTTCTACCAACTTCCGAGTCACAGTTAACCCCAAACCACTACCTTCATTGCGATTAACTACAGTATTGGCAATTTGAAAATAGGGTTGAAACAGTCGCGCTTGGTTTTCTGGGGAGATGCCAATACCAGTATCCCAAACTATAAAATGCACAAATCTACCCTTGGGCAAAACTTCTAAGCCAACAGTGCCTGTGGTGGTAAACTTGAGGGCATTAAACAGCAAATTCAACAGCATTTGCTTAAGTCGGAGAGGATCAGCAACTAGAGTTGTCACATTCGGATCGAGTTTGAGGCGTAATTGCAAACCCTTATTAGCGGCTTTCTCTTTTACTAGTGCCAAAACATTGCGACATATTTCCGGCACATCTATGTTTTCCCACTCCACTTCCAGCTGGTTAGCTTCGATTTTGGAGAGGTCTAAAATATCGTTGATCAGCGTTAATAAGTGCTTACCACTGGACTGAATGATCTTTAAATACTCTTGTTGGTTTTGTCTGGTTGGATCGTAGCCTTGGGCTAAGAGTAGTTGGCTAAAACCGATGATCGAACTTAACGGTGTGCGGATTTCGTGACTGGTATTAGCCAGAAACTGATTTTTCAGTTCATTGGTGCGCGCCAGTTCTTGATTATAACTACCTAGTTGTTGGGACTGTTGCTGCAAAGATTGGATTTTTCTTAGTTGTGTCAGTGTGCCTACACACTGCTTAATGCATCGGGACAAGAATTGCGATCTCAGTTGAGATTGGGATGCTATGAGTAATTTATCATCAGACTTTAGGGGTGTTTTCGAGATCATTAACCAACCAATCACAGCCCTAGTATCATCAGTTAAGCGCCGGACATGATTTGGTTGTTCTACCTCAAGCTGCTGTAAATCTGCGACTGCTATGACTTCTTGCAATTTCAATTGTAGTTTTTTATCTTGCTGATCTAGAAATATGAGTTGTGGACATGGCGAAGAAGAAGCGGAAACATAACAAACCTGAGCGATTTTTTTTAGCGGTTGAAATAAAGCGATCGCTACCGTAATACTATTCAAAGCAATGCCGACCTCGTTTACCAGCGTTTGGAAAATTTCCGCTTCTGTGGTTTTCGACTGTGAGACATTACTACAAACTGAAAGTAGGCAATCATTAAGGCGACTTTGCAACTGGTTCAAGCTGCGTTCCAGCCACAACTCGGCACGAAGTTGCTGCATTTTTGTCAAAAGTTTTGGCGTTCTATCTACTGTTGAGTTTTGTTCTGGTAAGCTTGAATATTGCTACATGGTCAACTAGACCGTTCAACAAGTTCGGCTTGGCACAACAAAGAAAACAATATTTAATGTATATTAACTCACAATTGCCTCCTGTACATAAACTATAACCTGTAGTGTAGTTTGTCACTAGTAAATAAAAAATATTGTATCAAATTAACTCCTCACATTTTTGAGGATTTTTAGATAATAACTATTGAAATAAATGATGGATACACAAATTGCTCAACTCATCGTCAATGGAATTGCAGTCGGAAGCATTATTGCACTAGCAGCAGTCGGACTGACCCTTACCTACGGCATTTTACGGTTATCTAATTTTGCTCATGGTGATTTTTTAACTTTGGGAGCCTATTTGACCCTGCTAGTAAATGCAGGTGGCATAAATATTTGGCTATCGATGATTTTGGCAGCGACGGGAACAGTAGCCGCAATGCTGCTGGCAGAAAAATTGTTGTGGTCAAGAATGCGCTCAATTCGCGCCACTTCCACGACGCTGATTATTATCTCTATTGGACTGGCATTATTCCTACGCAATGGCATTATCTTTGTGTGGGGTGGACAGAACCAAAATTACG comes from the Nodularia sp. NIES-3585 genome and includes:
- a CDS encoding SGNH/GDSL hydrolase family protein: MRERYLLAAGLLTGLAIPASALSQMSIILPQTSKFVENSPQISQITANKKNIANPDISLPESLFNANSPPSHLPLTSGNQLYHQRLAALKTGQIYTRIDSHPSPRLWESSQKHQLTYQDWKNLLALEAKAISKGQGTSYLGILVGDSLSMWFPREKLPTGKLWLNQGISGDTSAGIFSRLRAFSATRPNVIYIMAGINDLRKGDSNEEILRNHRRIIRRLRQSHPKSQIIVQSILPTRLPTIPNSRIIQINTQLALIAEQEKADYLNIYHWFTDFQGNLRPELTTDGLHLSQDGYDIWRFALQQIELTHSGN
- the larE gene encoding ATP-dependent sacrificial sulfur transferase LarE, with translation MLTEKLEQLKVLFGEMEQALIAYSGGIDSTLVAKIAYDVLGDRTLAVTAVSPSLLPEELEDAKIQAATMGIPHKVVQTHEMDNPNYTSNPVNRCYFCKSELHDTLKPLALQLGYPYVVDGVNADDLHDYRPGIQAAKERGARSPLAEVGVTKAEVRQLSQQLGLPWWDKPAQPCLSSRFPYGEEITVAKLQRVGRAEIYLRKLGWQNLRVRSEGDTARIELLPAHIKEFVLTTDLQTVVSAFQDLGFIYVTLDLEGYRSGKLNQVLKFSTMIPSP